The proteins below come from a single Candidatus Methylomirabilota bacterium genomic window:
- a CDS encoding GAF domain-containing protein translates to MAGPIRRPPVYLVELGAGLLALVVLNVLLAPGDPGLLGVQPHPALLLIAIVASRHGLRAGLVSGLVTAAAIAGCIVARLDHVSWTELRTLHHYVTPLLLLATGFALGALREAHLRETRAVEARVASLEQELADQAVRFMAATEAKHELERRVADERASLSSLYTAARALETLEADRLYPAIALTARRFLQADACQCYALEGDLLRLRAAEGSPPDRSEIRPDEGLVGLAIRLGRPVSVRDQSQHASVEDLASASLLMAAPLVADGGALLGCVTVTALPFLRLTPVALDRLGLVADWGARALENARAHERARARTIEDELVRAYTYAYYQRRIHEEEVRADRYGRPLSVLIFRIHRYGAVDAARRAELGRVLSMVFSRTLRDVDIVCRYATEDSFAIILPETAPARAEIVLDRLSREIANFHFAPYADEAQDLEFSTRVLAVRERPGGVAS, encoded by the coding sequence GTGGCCGGGCCCATCCGTCGTCCGCCCGTGTACCTCGTCGAGCTGGGCGCGGGCCTCCTCGCTCTCGTGGTCCTGAACGTCCTGCTCGCGCCCGGCGATCCGGGCCTGCTCGGCGTGCAGCCGCATCCCGCGCTCCTGTTGATCGCGATCGTGGCCTCGCGCCACGGATTGCGCGCGGGCCTCGTGAGCGGACTGGTCACCGCGGCGGCGATCGCGGGGTGCATCGTCGCACGCCTGGACCACGTGAGCTGGACCGAGCTGCGAACGCTGCACCACTACGTCACCCCGCTCCTGCTGCTGGCCACCGGCTTCGCCCTCGGAGCGCTGCGGGAGGCGCACCTCCGCGAGACGCGCGCGGTGGAAGCGCGGGTGGCCTCGCTCGAGCAGGAGCTGGCCGATCAGGCCGTCCGCTTCATGGCCGCCACCGAGGCCAAGCACGAGCTCGAGCGGCGCGTGGCCGACGAGCGCGCCTCCCTGTCCAGCCTCTACACCGCCGCCCGTGCGCTCGAGACGCTGGAGGCGGATCGCCTCTACCCGGCGATCGCCCTCACCGCGCGCCGCTTCCTGCAGGCCGACGCCTGCCAGTGCTACGCTCTCGAGGGCGACCTCCTGCGGCTGCGCGCGGCGGAGGGATCGCCGCCCGACCGATCGGAGATCCGGCCCGACGAGGGGCTGGTCGGCCTGGCCATCCGGCTCGGGCGGCCGGTGAGCGTTCGCGACCAGAGCCAGCACGCCTCGGTCGAGGACCTCGCCAGCGCGAGCCTGCTCATGGCCGCGCCGCTCGTCGCCGACGGCGGGGCATTGCTCGGCTGCGTCACCGTGACCGCGCTGCCGTTCCTGCGCCTGACCCCGGTCGCGCTCGACCGGCTCGGCCTGGTGGCGGACTGGGGAGCGCGGGCGCTCGAGAACGCGCGCGCGCACGAGCGGGCGCGTGCCCGCACCATCGAGGACGAGCTGGTGCGCGCCTACACCTACGCCTACTACCAGCGCCGCATCCACGAGGAGGAGGTGCGCGCGGATCGCTACGGCCGTCCCCTCTCGGTGCTGATCTTCCGCATCCACCGCTACGGGGCGGTGGATGCGGCGCGACGGGCCGAGCTGGGACGCGTGCTGTCGATGGTGTTCTCGCGCACGCTCCGCGACGTCGACATCGTCTGCCGCTACGCCACCGAGGATTCGTTCGCGATCATCCTGCCGGAGACCGCGCCGGCGCGCGCCGAGATCGTGCTCGATCGCCTGTCCCGCGAGATCGCCAACTTCCACTTCGCCCCGTACGCCGACGAGGCGCAGGATCTCGAGTTCTCGACCCGCGTGCTCGCGGTGCGCGAGCGGCCCGGCGGAGTCGCCTCCTGA
- a CDS encoding tetratricopeptide repeat protein encodes MKIARWKLAVGVLLTLALLALSLPWGADLGWAYLASRQYTQARDVFTEALRGEPGDANLWVGLASAYEALGDPDRQITALVAAAERAPRRRDLLLNLADVYEWNKNPAAAATVLERLTAEPHPDDGPLLERLLTAYLWSGDYERQLAVLRKLVALTPSDPSAVLELTTAARNLNRQDEAAAVLEAYVHRRPTDPDARRWLAQLYDSIGQGDRAVEQWKVLARLDPKDVEARDRLLPAPGGAAQVEEIALLERQRAADPRDETARRQLVARYRARGDGPRALEVQRELAALRPRDADVLVELGRLLVEQDRGPEAIGAYERAVEIAPSRTDAALALAQLYEWSSDPRRALALLQRVARERPGDRALQQRVAALAQGAGDPSETVAALDRLAALSPSDDRYARQAIEALVGANRMGDAIARQRRLVEGNPGAIADALRLAQLYEWNNQEREAIAVYEALDRRGALPEAALVRLGELYRFQDRPADFLREAERRLARRPDDAALREAAAQAAEGLGRLQDALRLLQPLVERRPLDEPFVLRYLALAAQAGRVDEGLRVHRRFAPSAGPSYRVKVAKVFTDLGRYPEAIAEYEAVLAASDGRGPEAIEARLALAQLYDWTGAGDAALRQWESVMRARPRDAQALREVGRRSLAMSRNDVALRAYRGLLELQPDDAEALKRAGQLMAWSHDAPGARTALERFNRVKGGDYEVHYLLAELYSADHHDERARAEYERALRLLPPRSR; translated from the coding sequence GTGAAGATCGCGCGCTGGAAGCTGGCGGTGGGCGTGCTGCTCACCCTCGCGCTGCTCGCGCTCTCGCTGCCGTGGGGCGCGGACCTCGGCTGGGCCTACCTGGCGAGCCGTCAGTACACGCAGGCGCGGGACGTCTTCACCGAGGCGCTCCGCGGCGAGCCGGGCGACGCCAATCTCTGGGTCGGCCTCGCGTCGGCGTACGAGGCGCTCGGCGATCCCGATCGGCAGATCACGGCGCTCGTGGCCGCGGCGGAGCGCGCGCCGCGCCGCCGGGACCTGCTGCTGAATCTGGCCGACGTGTACGAGTGGAACAAGAATCCGGCCGCGGCGGCGACCGTGCTGGAGCGGCTGACCGCGGAGCCGCATCCCGACGACGGGCCGTTGCTCGAGCGCCTCCTGACCGCATATCTCTGGAGCGGAGACTACGAGCGACAGCTGGCGGTGCTGCGCAAGCTCGTCGCTCTCACTCCGTCCGATCCGTCGGCGGTCCTCGAGCTGACCACCGCGGCCCGCAACCTGAATCGCCAGGACGAAGCCGCCGCCGTGCTCGAGGCGTACGTCCACCGCCGCCCCACCGATCCGGACGCGCGTCGCTGGCTGGCCCAGCTGTACGACTCGATCGGGCAGGGGGATCGCGCGGTCGAGCAGTGGAAGGTCCTGGCCCGGCTCGACCCGAAGGATGTCGAGGCCCGCGACCGGCTGCTGCCCGCTCCCGGCGGCGCAGCGCAGGTCGAGGAGATCGCCCTGCTCGAGCGCCAGCGTGCGGCCGATCCGCGGGACGAGACCGCGCGGCGGCAGCTGGTCGCGCGGTACCGGGCCCGCGGCGACGGACCGCGGGCCCTCGAGGTGCAGCGGGAGCTGGCCGCGCTCCGCCCGCGCGACGCCGACGTCCTGGTGGAGCTGGGACGGCTGCTCGTCGAGCAGGACCGGGGTCCGGAGGCCATCGGCGCCTACGAGCGGGCGGTGGAGATCGCCCCGTCGCGCACGGACGCCGCGCTGGCGCTGGCCCAGCTCTACGAGTGGTCGAGCGACCCGCGCCGCGCGCTGGCGCTCCTCCAGCGGGTGGCGCGCGAGCGGCCGGGCGACCGGGCCCTGCAGCAGCGCGTGGCGGCGCTGGCCCAGGGCGCCGGCGACCCGAGCGAGACGGTGGCCGCGCTCGACCGCCTCGCCGCGCTCTCGCCGAGCGACGACCGGTACGCGCGACAGGCGATCGAGGCCCTGGTGGGCGCCAACCGCATGGGCGACGCGATCGCGCGTCAGCGTCGCCTCGTCGAGGGGAACCCGGGCGCGATCGCGGACGCGCTGCGGCTGGCCCAGCTCTACGAGTGGAACAACCAGGAGCGCGAGGCCATCGCGGTCTACGAGGCGCTCGATCGCCGCGGCGCGCTGCCCGAGGCCGCCCTCGTGCGCCTCGGCGAGCTGTATCGCTTCCAGGACCGCCCGGCCGATTTCCTGCGCGAGGCCGAGCGTCGGCTCGCGCGCCGACCCGACGACGCGGCGCTGCGCGAGGCGGCCGCGCAGGCCGCCGAGGGCCTCGGGCGGCTGCAGGACGCGCTGCGGCTGCTCCAGCCGCTCGTCGAGCGACGTCCGCTCGACGAGCCCTTCGTGCTGCGCTACCTGGCGCTCGCCGCGCAGGCCGGGCGCGTGGACGAAGGCCTCCGCGTGCACCGGCGCTTCGCGCCCTCCGCGGGTCCGAGCTATCGCGTGAAGGTCGCCAAGGTCTTCACCGATCTCGGTCGCTATCCCGAGGCGATCGCGGAGTACGAGGCGGTGCTGGCCGCTTCCGACGGCCGCGGACCGGAGGCGATCGAGGCGCGGCTGGCCCTCGCCCAGCTCTACGACTGGACGGGTGCCGGCGACGCCGCGCTCCGGCAGTGGGAGAGCGTCATGCGCGCCCGGCCTCGCGACGCGCAGGCCCTCCGCGAGGTCGGCCGCCGGAGCCTCGCGATGTCGCGCAACGACGTCGCGCTACGCGCCTATCGCGGGCTCCTCGAGCTGCAGCCCGATGACGCGGAGGCCCTCAAGCGCGCGGGCCAGCTCATGGCCTGGAGCCACGACGCGCCCGGCGCGCGCACCGCGCTGGAGCGATTCAATCGCGTGAAGGGCGGCGACTACGAGGTCCACTACCTGCTCGCCGAGCTGTACTCGGCCGATCACCACGACGAGCGGGCGCGCGCCGAGTACGAGCGCGCCCTCCGGCTGCTGCCGCCCCGATCCCGGTGA
- a CDS encoding tetratricopeptide repeat protein, with protein sequence MSDAIRLRSGWRGGLLALLLLAGSASAVSGQTPEAGGPAPEAPTADPVETEAMRARILVRLGRVEEALAAYRALLSRRPDDRSLREEYAELLADVGLMDEAAAALDRYLADDPTSERLRRLRARVDLARGAPAEAGRRLDALARERPADAGLTADLAAAELAAGRWSRARDLYGRLLEAHPEDRDLLLAHREIVYAHAPRFELGHYSLLQQSATQHVEEAVWVGWLADRWWLRAGSRYGTYHQDHSESQNAFTEEIGTVLAALGFQATRAVTVWAGPEESRRRESIFRTTGRLGALYDDARATTAILDIAIRELLTNPVSAVPLNGTTDRVTVDVARRILTPVVLGLHYDFRHYRASHQDLGNRWEAAARAEIELVRTRVQVTLIPQVFFSQYTPTADSPLRDQVVFIRREDIVALGGLVGWDVTSALRVQAGAVGRRDLHRALTSYEVTGEGRWRIRPWLDARVLYTRNTESTTVGGEEQSFLGRLEIRY encoded by the coding sequence GTGAGCGACGCGATCCGGCTTCGGTCCGGCTGGCGCGGCGGGCTCCTCGCCCTCCTGCTCCTCGCCGGCTCGGCCTCGGCGGTCTCCGGGCAGACGCCGGAGGCCGGCGGGCCCGCGCCCGAAGCGCCGACCGCGGATCCGGTCGAGACCGAGGCGATGCGGGCGCGCATCCTGGTGCGGCTCGGGCGGGTGGAGGAGGCGCTGGCCGCCTATCGCGCGCTGCTCTCGCGTCGCCCCGACGATCGCTCGCTGCGCGAGGAGTACGCGGAGCTGCTGGCCGACGTGGGCCTGATGGACGAGGCGGCCGCCGCGCTCGACCGGTACCTGGCCGACGATCCCACGTCGGAGCGCCTGCGGCGGCTCCGCGCCCGCGTCGATCTCGCGCGCGGCGCGCCCGCCGAGGCGGGCCGCCGGCTCGACGCGCTCGCGCGCGAGCGGCCGGCCGACGCGGGCCTCACCGCCGATCTCGCCGCCGCGGAGCTGGCCGCGGGACGGTGGAGCCGGGCGCGGGATCTGTACGGCCGGCTGCTCGAGGCCCACCCCGAGGACCGGGACCTGCTGCTGGCCCATCGAGAGATCGTCTACGCGCACGCGCCGCGCTTCGAGCTGGGGCACTACTCGCTGCTGCAGCAGTCGGCCACCCAGCACGTCGAGGAGGCGGTGTGGGTCGGTTGGCTGGCCGACCGCTGGTGGCTCCGGGCCGGCTCCCGCTACGGGACCTATCACCAGGATCACTCCGAGAGCCAGAACGCGTTCACCGAGGAGATCGGCACCGTGCTCGCCGCGCTCGGCTTCCAGGCCACGCGGGCGGTGACGGTGTGGGCCGGGCCCGAGGAGTCGCGGCGGCGCGAGAGCATCTTCCGCACCACCGGCCGGCTCGGCGCGCTGTACGACGACGCGCGCGCCACCACTGCGATCCTCGACATCGCGATCCGCGAGCTGCTCACCAATCCGGTCTCGGCGGTGCCGCTCAACGGCACCACGGATCGGGTGACGGTGGACGTGGCCCGGCGCATCCTGACCCCGGTGGTGCTGGGCCTCCACTACGACTTCCGCCACTACCGCGCCTCCCACCAGGATCTCGGCAATCGCTGGGAAGCGGCGGCGCGCGCGGAGATCGAGCTGGTGCGGACCCGCGTGCAGGTGACCCTGATCCCGCAGGTGTTCTTCTCCCAGTACACGCCGACCGCGGATAGCCCCCTGCGCGACCAGGTCGTGTTCATCCGGCGCGAGGACATCGTGGCCCTCGGCGGCCTCGTGGGCTGGGACGTCACCTCCGCGCTGCGGGTGCAGGCCGGCGCGGTCGGGCGGCGCGATCTCCATCGCGCGCTGACGTCGTACGAGGTCACCGGCGAGGGCCGCTGGCGAATTCGTCCCTGGCTGGACGCACGCGTGCTCTATACTCGGAACACCGAATCGACCACGGTCGGAGGCGAGGAGCAGTCGTTCCTCGGCCGTCTCGAGATCCGATACTGA
- a CDS encoding CsgG/HfaB family protein gives MRPRVMLLMAALLTALGCASAVQEWVKPGAARPSRVAVLPFENQTAALRAGQAASDLLVSELLATGAFAVMDPSEVADLLRRDNLDPADAARLPSAQRVGRLLQVSHVLQGSVTEYRYKPGLSETPAVGLTARLVEVTSGEVVWTASYARVGTSWFREDGLARVAQQVTHEMAAYLTGALGDARAR, from the coding sequence ATGCGGCCGAGAGTGATGCTGTTGATGGCGGCGCTGCTCACCGCGCTCGGATGCGCGAGCGCGGTGCAGGAGTGGGTGAAGCCCGGCGCGGCGAGGCCCAGCCGGGTCGCGGTCCTGCCGTTCGAGAACCAGACCGCGGCCCTGCGGGCGGGACAGGCTGCGTCCGATCTCCTCGTCTCCGAGCTGCTGGCGACCGGCGCGTTCGCGGTGATGGACCCGAGCGAGGTCGCCGATCTGCTTCGCCGCGACAACCTGGATCCCGCGGATGCGGCGCGTCTGCCCTCGGCGCAGCGGGTGGGCCGGCTCCTGCAGGTGAGCCACGTGCTGCAGGGCTCGGTGACCGAGTATCGCTACAAGCCCGGGCTCTCCGAGACGCCCGCGGTGGGCCTGACCGCCCGGCTCGTCGAGGTCACCTCGGGCGAGGTGGTGTGGACCGCGAGCTACGCGCGGGTCGGCACGTCCTGGTTCCGCGAGGATGGCCTCGCGCGCGTCGCGCAACAGGTCACGCACGAGATGGCCGCCTACCTGACCGGCGCCCTGGGCGACGCCCGAGCCCGGTAA